One window from the genome of Candidatus Chlorohelix allophototropha encodes:
- a CDS encoding XdhC family protein: protein MSFYQKIRDHIQREEMVSRATVVHAPDGTNIGAEMLVYPDGVTDGSLGNALLDAETIKNAVPLMQRTGSKTFPITTDLGDFEVFVDVFPPPPTLLVFGAVHISIPLVKMAKELGFRVKVIDGREKFLTKERFPEADELIFAWPDEAVEQLKIDHNTYIVILSHDEKFDEPALQSTLPSQARYIGAIGSRTTVAKRVDRLKKLGITEEQMSKIHGPVGIEIGAKEPAEIAVSILAEIIGVKYGVVK, encoded by the coding sequence ATGTCTTTCTATCAGAAAATACGTGACCATATTCAGCGTGAGGAAATGGTCAGCCGCGCTACGGTGGTACATGCTCCCGATGGAACAAATATCGGGGCGGAAATGTTGGTTTATCCTGACGGTGTAACCGACGGTTCGCTTGGTAATGCCCTCCTTGATGCCGAAACGATTAAAAACGCGGTCCCCCTGATGCAGCGCACTGGCTCGAAAACTTTCCCGATTACTACAGATTTGGGCGACTTTGAAGTATTTGTCGATGTTTTCCCACCTCCGCCTACTTTGCTGGTTTTTGGGGCGGTACATATCTCCATTCCGTTGGTAAAAATGGCTAAAGAACTCGGTTTTCGGGTAAAAGTTATTGACGGACGCGAGAAGTTTCTGACCAAAGAGCGTTTCCCCGAAGCAGATGAGCTTATCTTTGCATGGCCCGATGAAGCGGTCGAGCAACTCAAGATTGACCACAACACCTATATTGTAATCCTGAGCCATGACGAAAAGTTTGACGAACCGGCACTTCAATCTACCTTGCCCAGTCAGGCGCGTTATATCGGGGCTATCGGCAGTCGTACCACCGTTGCCAAGCGGGTTGATAGGCTCAAAAAGTTGGGTATTACCGAGGAGCAGATGTCCAAAATCCACGGACCAGTGGGCATTGAAATCGGTGCCAAAGAGCCAGCCGAAATTGCAGTCAGTATTTTAGCCGAGATTATCGGCGTTAAGTACGGGGTGGTTAAATAA
- a CDS encoding STAS domain-containing protein, translating into MYIEQREIIIRIGIISLQGRLDEEGADQLAKALEQQSERGVNSLLVDLHRVNFINSTGVAVLVGGMKQLRAKGGDLRLIGLQPGPRSIFELMALDKVFTIFETEAEALLGL; encoded by the coding sequence GTGTACATTGAACAGCGCGAAATAATTATAAGAATTGGGATTATTTCTTTGCAGGGGCGGTTGGATGAAGAAGGCGCAGACCAACTGGCAAAGGCGCTTGAGCAACAAAGCGAACGGGGTGTTAATAGCCTGTTGGTAGATTTACATCGAGTGAACTTTATTAATAGCACCGGCGTAGCAGTGTTAGTGGGCGGAATGAAGCAATTACGAGCAAAGGGTGGCGATTTGCGTTTGATAGGCTTACAACCCGGTCCTCGCTCGATTTTTGAACTGATGGCGCTGGATAAAGTATTCACCATTTTCGAGACCGAAGCCGAAGCGTTGCTCGGTCTATAG
- a CDS encoding deoxynucleoside kinase, which yields MGIYITLCGNIGVGKTTLAKIIATRWRWKLYEETVQDHPYLADYYADRTRWALVSQLVFLERTFRQQIEITRGDSNAVQERSAAENLKVFAHSLNSQGILPDREFATLNDFYTMLEGLVRPANLLVYLRANEATLMQRIAKRGRSFEASGVDHVYLASLNESYERFYNEYHVGPKIEIDMNRYDVETQPDDANEVLWKISEACGYDPTLVLF from the coding sequence GTGGGAATTTATATTACCTTATGTGGCAACATCGGCGTTGGCAAAACCACCCTTGCTAAAATAATCGCTACCCGCTGGCGTTGGAAATTATACGAAGAAACGGTTCAAGATCATCCTTATCTGGCAGATTATTATGCTGATCGAACTCGCTGGGCGTTGGTTTCGCAACTAGTTTTTCTTGAGCGTACCTTTCGCCAGCAAATTGAGATTACCCGCGGAGATTCTAATGCGGTGCAGGAGCGCAGCGCCGCTGAAAACTTGAAGGTATTCGCTCATAGCCTTAACTCGCAAGGCATTTTGCCAGATCGAGAATTTGCTACCCTCAATGACTTTTACACTATGCTGGAAGGGTTGGTACGCCCTGCCAATTTGTTGGTATATCTACGCGCCAATGAAGCCACTTTGATGCAGCGTATTGCCAAACGTGGTCGCTCATTTGAAGCTTCCGGGGTTGATCACGTTTACCTTGCTTCACTGAACGAAAGTTACGAACGCTTTTATAATGAATACCATGTTGGTCCCAAAATAGAAATTGATATGAACCGCTATGATGTGGAGACGCAACCAGACGATGCTAATGAAGTTCTCTGGAAAATATCGGAGGCATGCGGTTACGACCCAACGCTGGTATTATTTTAG
- a CDS encoding PAS domain S-box protein, translating to MDSLRINQLATILDRVKGTFFALDTRDEFVFVNQNAANLFRRTTVDLIGKNIWQELPELQHLKFHPYYRQAVFGQKELFFEEFYPSLNFWFEVRISPSPEGTLVYLQDITEYKLAQLKLKDVLQYPSFNDAQAKNTNYHLEPDFYQNLVSIIARNMAEGVMLVRHADSKILYANPRFEQMFGYGTGELIGQSTTILNYGDENTDAAQVDSEIRSSIQQEEVTTFEVHNVKKDGSTFWSKATISLYEHLEYGLIGIAVHEDITEQKKAEQALRENEERYRLLADTSLDLIFTNTVDGTITYLSPSCKSLLGYEPEELLGKSSFILFHPDDIKLIMEKIKQTTPESNTIQVTYRCRRKDGSYIWVETYTRSVYDPVTGKPLFASGVARDITERKKAELALLESEARYRTLAKNFPNGAVLLFDKDLRYTIAEGKGLEVIGLTGKQLVGKTIYEILTAKTVACLETPYRAALAGNETIFEMPYTDELLYQVYVLPVRNENNEITGGMVVTQDITEQRQMQNALAAETERLAITLRSIGDGVVVTDNAGNIVLFNRAAAELTGWSIQNATGKQAEQVLHLQDSRKDSSRVYPIVDILEGNRVNEITGDIVLLTLQKQKRNISFTGTPLYNKESKLIGAVLTFLDVTEKIYQMDERMKIRNLESLGTLAGGLAHNFNNVLTAIMGNISLVKLNLADGDENQEYLEAAEKATFRAKDLAQQLLTFAKGGSPIKEKTIIKVLLEDTVPYMLRNTGIRCEFNFDANTWSVVIDQAQITQAVQSLVQNAIDSMPHGGLLQIATTNVSVDSEQQPMLKVGNYVLLTITDQGSGIKPEELPKIFDPYYTTKFFGKGLGLPICYSIIKKHEGHISIESELGKGTRINIYLPAALEPINRKANKEDISRTGLGRILIVDDEVMVSEMLAKILQKLGYQTYKTTSGEEALETYRLAHEDNFHFNAVIADLSIKNGMGARELIPKLLQLDPKAKVIVSSGYLNDPVMTNYRDYGFAGCINKPFSIEMLDRILREITQRWF from the coding sequence ATGGATTCGCTGAGAATCAATCAATTAGCTACTATTCTGGATAGAGTCAAAGGCACTTTCTTTGCCCTTGATACTCGCGATGAGTTTGTTTTCGTAAATCAAAATGCCGCGAATCTATTCAGACGAACTACAGTTGATTTAATTGGGAAAAATATTTGGCAAGAACTCCCCGAATTACAACATCTGAAATTTCATCCCTATTATCGGCAGGCAGTATTTGGGCAAAAGGAACTTTTTTTTGAAGAATTTTATCCTTCTCTCAATTTTTGGTTCGAAGTAAGGATTTCCCCCTCCCCTGAAGGCACACTGGTTTATTTGCAGGATATTACTGAATATAAACTTGCTCAGCTAAAATTAAAAGATGTCTTACAATATCCCTCTTTTAATGATGCGCAAGCAAAAAATACAAATTATCATTTAGAACCTGATTTTTATCAAAATCTAGTGTCTATTATTGCACGTAACATGGCTGAGGGGGTAATGTTAGTTCGCCATGCAGACTCAAAAATACTTTATGCCAATCCCAGATTTGAGCAAATGTTTGGTTATGGTACTGGTGAACTAATCGGGCAATCGACAACTATTCTTAATTATGGTGATGAGAATACTGACGCTGCTCAAGTTGACAGCGAGATACGATCTTCCATACAACAAGAAGAAGTAACAACATTCGAAGTACATAATGTCAAAAAAGACGGCTCAACATTCTGGTCAAAAGCAACGATTTCGCTATACGAACATCTAGAATATGGTCTTATTGGAATTGCAGTTCACGAAGATATAACCGAGCAAAAAAAGGCGGAACAAGCGCTGCGCGAAAATGAAGAACGTTATCGTTTGCTGGCAGATACATCACTTGACCTGATTTTTACCAACACCGTGGACGGCACCATCACTTACCTATCGCCAAGTTGTAAAAGCCTATTGGGTTATGAACCGGAAGAATTGCTTGGTAAGTCCAGTTTTATTCTTTTTCACCCTGATGATATTAAATTGATAATGGAAAAGATAAAACAAACTACACCTGAATCCAACACAATTCAAGTTACATATAGATGTCGGCGGAAAGATGGGAGTTATATCTGGGTAGAAACATACACTCGTTCTGTTTATGATCCGGTTACAGGTAAACCGCTCTTCGCCTCTGGGGTAGCAAGGGACATAACCGAGCGAAAAAAGGCTGAACTAGCTTTGCTTGAGAGTGAAGCTCGCTATCGGACTCTGGCTAAAAACTTCCCGAATGGCGCAGTATTACTGTTTGATAAAGATTTGCGCTATACCATTGCTGAGGGCAAAGGACTCGAAGTAATAGGTCTCACCGGTAAGCAGTTGGTAGGAAAAACTATTTACGAAATATTAACAGCTAAAACTGTTGCTTGTTTGGAAACGCCCTATCGTGCAGCACTTGCGGGTAATGAAACCATCTTCGAGATGCCCTATACCGATGAACTGCTATATCAAGTTTATGTATTGCCTGTACGTAATGAGAATAATGAAATTACAGGTGGTATGGTTGTAACACAGGATATAACCGAACAAAGACAAATGCAAAATGCACTAGCTGCCGAAACCGAGCGATTGGCTATAACCTTACGCTCGATTGGAGATGGCGTTGTCGTAACTGATAACGCCGGAAACATCGTTCTTTTTAACCGGGCAGCGGCGGAATTAACCGGATGGTCAATCCAGAATGCCACGGGAAAGCAAGCCGAACAAGTGCTGCATTTGCAGGATAGTAGGAAAGATTCTAGCCGTGTATATCCGATTGTCGATATTCTTGAAGGTAACCGTGTTAACGAAATAACAGGCGATATTGTGCTTCTAACTCTCCAAAAGCAGAAGCGGAATATTTCTTTTACCGGAACGCCCCTATATAACAAAGAAAGTAAGTTGATAGGCGCGGTTTTAACTTTTCTGGATGTCACTGAAAAGATTTATCAGATGGACGAAAGAATGAAAATCCGGAATCTAGAATCGCTCGGAACGTTAGCGGGTGGGCTTGCGCATAATTTCAATAATGTTTTAACGGCTATAATGGGCAACATTTCACTGGTAAAGCTAAATTTGGCTGATGGCGATGAAAACCAGGAATATTTGGAAGCGGCTGAAAAAGCCACTTTTCGCGCCAAAGATTTGGCACAGCAACTCCTTACTTTTGCTAAAGGTGGCTCTCCTATCAAGGAAAAGACGATCATAAAGGTTCTATTGGAAGATACAGTTCCTTATATGTTGCGTAACACCGGGATCAGATGTGAGTTTAATTTTGATGCCAATACATGGTCTGTAGTTATTGATCAAGCGCAGATAACTCAGGCTGTCCAAAGCTTGGTTCAAAACGCCATTGACTCTATGCCACATGGCGGTCTATTGCAAATTGCGACTACTAACGTTAGCGTGGATTCTGAACAACAACCAATGCTAAAAGTCGGTAATTATGTGCTTTTAACTATTACCGATCAAGGTTCTGGCATTAAACCTGAAGAGTTGCCTAAAATTTTCGACCCTTACTACACCACCAAGTTTTTTGGTAAGGGATTGGGCTTGCCTATTTGCTATTCGATTATTAAAAAACATGAGGGGCATATTTCTATAGAAAGTGAACTTGGTAAAGGCACTCGAATTAATATTTATCTTCCAGCCGCCCTTGAACCAATCAATCGTAAAGCTAATAAAGAAGATATTTCTCGAACTGGCTTAGGACGGATTCTTATAGTGGATGATGAAGTGATGGTGAGTGAAATGCTAGCCAAAATTTTACAGAAATTAGGCTACCAAACCTATAAAACGACCTCAGGCGAGGAAGCACTCGAAACATATCGACTTGCCCACGAAGATAATTTTCATTTTAATGCAGTAATTGCGGATTTAAGTATAAAAAATGGTATGGGAGCTAGAGAACTTATCCCAAAATTGCTACAACTTGATCCAAAAGCAAAAGTAATTGTTTCTAGCGGTTACTTGAACGATCCTGTAATGACCAATTATCGGGATTATGGCTTTGCCGGTTGTATAAACAAGCCCTTTTCAATCGAGATGCTTGATCGGATATTACGAGAAATCACTCAACGTTGGTTCTAA
- a CDS encoding NAD(P)-dependent oxidoreductase: MRIVIFGATGKTGNALLSKTLSQGHQVTALVRDVSKINIITSNLKVIQGDVLDKVAVQTAISGQDVVFCTLGTGLDLSPTTVLSNGTRNIVEAMQAHRVKRIVCLLSGWLFYPTYPPIFKNITEEHARQLEILKKSGLEWVAVCPPQITDDPGDQPFRVAMGSLPLGATNISKEDVARFMIAQLKQDFYLGETVGIAY; encoded by the coding sequence ATGCGAATAGTTATATTCGGCGCCACCGGTAAAACCGGCAATGCGCTTCTTAGCAAAACACTATCACAGGGACATCAAGTAACTGCGCTGGTTCGAGATGTTTCAAAAATCAATATAATTACCTCCAATCTGAAGGTGATACAAGGTGATGTGTTGGATAAAGTAGCAGTACAAACCGCTATTTCCGGGCAAGATGTTGTGTTTTGCACCCTTGGAACTGGTCTGGATTTAAGCCCTACTACTGTTTTATCCAATGGTACTCGCAATATTGTCGAGGCAATGCAAGCACATAGGGTAAAACGAATAGTTTGTCTATTATCGGGCTGGCTCTTTTATCCGACTTATCCACCGATATTTAAAAATATCACCGAAGAACATGCCCGCCAGTTGGAAATATTGAAAAAGAGTGGGTTGGAGTGGGTGGCAGTTTGTCCACCACAAATAACGGATGATCCTGGAGATCAGCCCTTTCGGGTAGCGATGGGTTCATTGCCGTTAGGGGCTACAAATATCTCAAAGGAAGATGTTGCTAGGTTTATGATTGCACAGCTTAAGCAAGATTTTTATCTTGGCGAAACGGTGGGAATAGCCTATTAG
- a CDS encoding FAD-binding oxidoreductase: MRRWNGWGDDSTESHLGKDTLEYLQQRLGSGIVPQDAKLTSVLASIPPSSLPPNPLIKTDELTRLRYSRGQSMSDWIELRGGTGITFTDGVAFPENEAEISDLYEYARHTGASLIPYGGGTSVAGHINPLLGGEPVLTVAMERMSRLLCLDHDSRLATFGAGIAGPDLEAELRAHGYTLGHYPQSFEYSTLGGWIATRSSGQQSLGYGRIERLFAGGNVETPAGSLELPSFPASAAGPDLREIVLGSEGRIGIITKATVRVVPVPPVETFLAVFFKEWERGFEAVRKIVQAGLPLTMLRYSTPVETETTLALAGRRNIIAPIERYLDLRGAGAQKCMLIMGFKGSRALVQIGKREALALAHRNGGVYLGTLFGKQWHKNRFKTPYLRNSLWEAGYAVDTVETATVWEKIPQMVDSIECALKEAAMVEGEKLHVFTHLSHLYPYGSSVYTTYVFRVANTPEKTLERWQRMKKAASLAIVNGGGTISHQHGVGADHLPYLEAEKGKLGLEGIRAIIRQFDPEGLLNPGKLVL, translated from the coding sequence ATGAGACGTTGGAACGGTTGGGGAGATGATTCTACCGAGTCCCATCTAGGTAAGGATACTCTGGAATATTTACAACAGCGTCTCGGTTCCGGTATAGTGCCTCAAGATGCCAAACTAACCTCTGTTCTAGCTTCGATTCCACCATCAAGCTTACCCCCAAATCCCTTGATAAAGACTGACGAATTGACAAGGTTACGCTATTCACGCGGGCAGAGTATGTCCGACTGGATTGAACTGCGGGGCGGTACAGGCATAACTTTCACGGATGGCGTAGCTTTTCCTGAAAATGAAGCCGAAATAAGCGATTTATATGAATATGCACGTCACACTGGCGCAAGTCTGATTCCGTATGGGGGTGGGACGAGTGTAGCCGGGCATATAAACCCGCTGTTGGGTGGAGAGCCAGTGCTGACCGTAGCGATGGAGCGTATGAGTCGCCTTTTGTGTCTTGATCATGACAGTCGGCTTGCTACTTTTGGAGCGGGGATTGCTGGTCCTGACCTAGAAGCGGAATTGAGAGCGCATGGTTATACGCTTGGTCATTATCCTCAATCGTTTGAGTATTCGACTCTGGGAGGTTGGATTGCGACTCGTTCGAGTGGGCAACAATCGTTAGGCTATGGGCGTATTGAAAGGCTATTTGCCGGCGGTAATGTAGAAACTCCTGCCGGGTCGCTTGAGTTGCCGTCCTTTCCCGCTTCTGCTGCCGGTCCCGATTTGCGTGAAATTGTGCTTGGCTCTGAGGGTAGAATCGGGATTATTACCAAAGCGACTGTTCGGGTTGTGCCTGTCCCTCCGGTTGAGACTTTTCTGGCGGTTTTTTTCAAAGAGTGGGAGCGAGGCTTTGAAGCAGTGCGGAAGATTGTTCAAGCGGGTTTGCCGCTTACAATGCTACGTTATAGCACCCCCGTTGAAACCGAAACCACTCTAGCATTGGCAGGGCGACGCAATATAATCGCGCCTATTGAGCGTTATTTGGATTTACGGGGGGCGGGTGCGCAAAAATGCATGCTGATAATGGGGTTCAAGGGTAGCCGGGCGTTGGTGCAAATCGGCAAAAGAGAGGCGCTTGCACTGGCGCATCGCAATGGTGGGGTATATCTAGGTACATTATTTGGCAAGCAATGGCACAAGAATCGTTTCAAGACCCCTTATCTGCGGAATAGCCTTTGGGAAGCAGGTTATGCGGTGGATACGGTTGAAACCGCAACGGTTTGGGAGAAAATCCCGCAAATGGTTGACTCGATTGAATGTGCTTTGAAAGAAGCTGCTATGGTGGAAGGCGAAAAACTGCACGTGTTTACCCACCTTTCGCATCTTTACCCCTACGGCTCTAGCGTTTATACCACTTACGTTTTCCGGGTAGCAAATACACCTGAAAAAACTCTCGAACGTTGGCAAAGGATGAAAAAAGCTGCTAGCTTAGCAATTGTTAATGGTGGTGGTACTATCAGCCATCAACACGGCGTAGGGGCAGATCATTTGCCCTATCTGGAAGCGGAAAAGGGCAAACTTGGTTTGGAAGGTATACGGGCTATTATCCGGCAATTCGATCCGGAAGGGCTATTAAATCCCGGTAAATTGGTTCTATAG
- a CDS encoding glycerol-3-phosphate dehydrogenase/oxidase: MWERGWREKALASLNSEFDILVIGGGVTGAGIFHEAAKSGVKVALVEQRDFAWGTSSRSSKLVHGGLRYLKEGKIGLTLESVRERKRLLSEVPGLIQPLGFLLPLFKGDKPGRWLTSAGLEFYELLGMNFRRHKIPSEKFKLMAPHLPTHELKAGFQYADAQTDDARLVLRLIREGVSLGGVAINYARAEELKWENEKVAGVRVADKAGSDNIIVRARVVINATGVWADRLRVLTGANARLRPLRGSHLLLPGWRAPVSQAISFRHPMDHRPVFAFPWEGVTLVGTTDLDHDHPLDAEPSILPNEVAYLLAALNFAFPALNLTAQDVISTFAGVRPVVGSGKEDPSKESRDYVIWQEKGLLTVTGGKLTTFRSTARHALQVAFAHFPNFALTPDSNPALNPISMKVPGLNDSQQATRLAGRYGSDASALVQAAKLGELELIPGTAYHWAELRWAARCEAVVHLDDLLLRRVRLGLLLPEGGVQHLARIRDICQPELGWDDSRWQQEEAAYLKLWRECYSLPDPQSIPDWREQLQHKAEEAEIKHKGVKFLEKILLVAFLGLGMWRLLRRKKVKTA, from the coding sequence ATGTGGGAAAGAGGTTGGCGAGAAAAAGCCCTGGCGAGTTTGAACAGCGAGTTTGATATTTTGGTAATTGGCGGAGGCGTTACGGGAGCGGGTATTTTTCATGAAGCAGCTAAGTCCGGCGTTAAGGTTGCGCTGGTGGAGCAACGTGATTTTGCATGGGGGACTTCGAGCCGCTCTTCCAAGCTGGTGCATGGTGGTTTGCGCTATTTGAAAGAAGGGAAAATCGGCTTAACCCTTGAGTCGGTGCGGGAGCGCAAACGCTTGCTCTCGGAAGTTCCCGGTTTGATTCAGCCCCTAGGCTTTTTACTACCCTTGTTCAAAGGCGATAAACCGGGGCGTTGGCTTACTTCAGCCGGGCTAGAATTTTACGAACTGCTCGGCATGAATTTTAGGCGACACAAAATCCCTTCTGAAAAGTTCAAGCTGATGGCTCCGCATCTGCCCACTCATGAATTGAAAGCCGGGTTTCAATATGCTGATGCCCAAACAGACGATGCGCGTTTGGTATTACGCCTTATTCGGGAAGGTGTGTCACTGGGAGGGGTAGCGATTAATTATGCTCGTGCCGAAGAGCTAAAGTGGGAAAATGAAAAGGTAGCGGGTGTCAGGGTAGCGGATAAAGCCGGAAGCGACAATATAATTGTGCGGGCGCGGGTGGTGATAAATGCAACCGGTGTATGGGCTGACCGTCTACGGGTTTTGACAGGCGCAAATGCTAGATTAAGACCGTTGCGTGGTAGTCATCTATTGCTACCCGGTTGGCGTGCCCCCGTATCCCAGGCAATTAGTTTTCGACACCCTATGGATCACAGACCTGTATTTGCTTTCCCATGGGAAGGGGTTACACTGGTCGGCACTACCGACCTAGATCACGACCATCCACTAGATGCTGAACCCTCTATCTTACCTAATGAGGTGGCATATCTGTTGGCAGCACTGAATTTTGCTTTCCCCGCTTTGAATTTGACAGCGCAAGACGTTATATCCACTTTTGCAGGGGTACGCCCGGTAGTTGGCAGCGGCAAGGAAGACCCGTCTAAAGAATCGCGGGATTACGTAATCTGGCAAGAGAAAGGCTTATTGACGGTTACGGGCGGCAAGCTAACCACTTTTCGCTCAACCGCTCGCCATGCGCTACAAGTGGCTTTTGCGCATTTCCCGAATTTTGCGCTTACGCCCGATTCTAATCCCGCGCTTAACCCGATCAGTATGAAAGTACCCGGTCTTAATGATTCGCAACAAGCTACTCGTCTTGCCGGACGCTATGGTTCTGATGCGTCTGCGCTGGTACAAGCGGCTAAACTCGGCGAATTGGAGCTAATACCGGGGACAGCTTACCACTGGGCGGAATTGCGTTGGGCGGCAAGGTGTGAAGCGGTAGTGCATTTGGACGACCTGTTGTTGCGGCGTGTTCGATTAGGCTTGCTACTACCGGAGGGCGGGGTGCAGCATCTAGCGCGTATTCGTGACATTTGCCAACCCGAATTAGGTTGGGATGATTCCCGTTGGCAGCAAGAAGAAGCCGCTTACCTGAAATTATGGCGTGAGTGCTACAGCTTACCCGATCCTCAATCTATACCGGATTGGCGAGAGCAATTGCAGCATAAGGCAGAAGAAGCTGAAATCAAACACAAGGGTGTCAAATTTCTTGAGAAAATCTTGTTGGTTGCTTTCTTAGGATTGGGCATGTGGCGCTTACTGCGTAGAAAGAAGGTAAAGACGGCTTGA
- a CDS encoding FGGY-family carbohydrate kinase, whose protein sequence is MKSETLLALDTGTQSVRALLFDLRGNLLAKARVPLEAYFSAKPGWAEQEPEYYWKALCQACQELWLQPGVDKTAIVGVTVTTQRSTVINLDKDGKPLRPAIVWLDQRRTPLFDPIKGKWGLLFKVAGIRPTIEYFQQEAESNWLRYYQPEIWEKTHKYLFLSGYQIFRLTGRFADSVASQVGYVPLDYKNLRWASNGDWKWAGLRIPPEKLPELVSPTAIIGQISPGAAAETGIPIGLPLIASAADKACEVLGAGGIASHIGCLSYGTAATFNVTSPKYVEAIPFIPPYPSAIPGAYNLEILISRGYWMVSWFKQEFGQRELQLAEERGIAPELLFDELLQQVSPGSNGLLLQPYWSPGLKVPGPEARGSIIGFSDVHTRAHLYRAILEGLAYALREGRDRVEKKTKLAVTELRVAGGGSQSAGAMQLTADIFGLPASRPHVYEASGLGAAIDTAVGLKLHPSFEVAVKEMTRTAQTFEPNPRTREIYDGLFYEVYSKMYQRLNPLYHKIHKIIR, encoded by the coding sequence TTGAAATCGGAAACTTTACTGGCGCTTGATACTGGCACGCAAAGCGTTCGCGCTCTATTGTTTGACCTTCGCGGGAATCTACTCGCAAAAGCGCGAGTTCCGTTAGAAGCTTATTTCTCCGCTAAACCGGGTTGGGCAGAGCAAGAGCCAGAATATTATTGGAAAGCTCTTTGCCAAGCTTGTCAAGAATTATGGCTGCAACCGGGGGTAGATAAAACGGCGATTGTAGGAGTAACGGTAACAACGCAACGCAGCACGGTCATAAACCTTGATAAAGACGGCAAGCCTTTGCGTCCAGCGATTGTTTGGCTCGATCAACGCCGCACCCCCCTTTTCGACCCAATCAAAGGTAAATGGGGACTGCTCTTTAAAGTGGCAGGGATACGCCCTACCATCGAATATTTTCAGCAGGAAGCCGAAAGTAACTGGCTGCGCTATTATCAGCCTGAAATTTGGGAAAAGACCCACAAATACCTTTTTTTATCCGGCTACCAGATTTTCCGACTTACCGGACGTTTCGCCGATTCGGTTGCCTCTCAGGTTGGCTACGTGCCGTTAGATTATAAGAACTTACGCTGGGCGAGTAATGGTGATTGGAAATGGGCTGGCTTGCGGATTCCGCCTGAGAAATTGCCTGAACTGGTAAGTCCCACTGCTATAATTGGTCAGATAAGCCCCGGAGCAGCAGCCGAAACCGGAATCCCCATTGGCTTGCCCCTCATTGCTTCTGCCGCCGACAAAGCCTGCGAAGTGCTTGGTGCGGGTGGTATTGCGTCGCATATCGGCTGTTTGAGCTACGGCACTGCCGCCACATTCAATGTAACCAGCCCTAAATATGTTGAGGCTATCCCTTTTATCCCGCCCTATCCTTCTGCTATTCCGGGAGCATATAATCTTGAGATTCTTATTTCAAGGGGCTATTGGATGGTAAGCTGGTTCAAGCAAGAATTCGGGCAGCGTGAACTGCAATTGGCAGAAGAACGCGGCATTGCACCAGAATTATTATTTGACGAATTGTTGCAACAGGTTTCGCCCGGTTCTAACGGTCTATTGCTACAGCCCTACTGGTCACCGGGTTTGAAAGTGCCAGGACCGGAGGCGCGAGGCTCAATTATAGGTTTTTCGGATGTGCATACCCGCGCCCATCTCTACCGAGCAATTTTGGAAGGGTTGGCTTACGCTTTGCGCGAAGGTCGTGACCGGGTGGAGAAAAAAACTAAACTGGCAGTAACCGAATTGCGGGTGGCGGGTGGCGGTTCTCAGAGTGCTGGTGCAATGCAATTGACTGCCGATATTTTCGGACTACCTGCCTCGCGCCCGCATGTTTATGAAGCATCCGGTTTGGGTGCAGCGATTGATACTGCGGTTGGCTTAAAGCTTCATCCTTCCTTCGAGGTTGCGGTAAAGGAAATGACCAGAACCGCCCAAACCTTTGAACCAAACCCGCGAACCCGCGAAATCTATGACGGGTTGTTTTACGAGGTATATTCTAAAATGTACCAACGGTTGAACCCCTTGTATCACAAGATTCACAAGATCATCCGCTGA